A single region of the Polyodon spathula isolate WHYD16114869_AA chromosome 5, ASM1765450v1, whole genome shotgun sequence genome encodes:
- the LOC121316104 gene encoding leucine-rich repeat transmembrane protein FLRT3-like gives MSPLRMSYQHKRFLLLWIQIGLCLGLIGQSVSAASCPKSCRCDETFIYCNDRGLTSIPSGIPEDATTLYLQNNRINNAGIPAGLRNLNKVERIYLYCNNLDEFPTNLPKYVKELHLQENNIRTITHNSLAQIPYIEELHMDDNSVSAVSIEEGAFQDSNHLRLLFLSRNHLSTIPVGLPTSIEELRFDDNRISIITEQSLQDLINLKRLVLDGNLLNNHGVGEMAFMNLVNLTELSLVRNSLTAPPSNLPSTSLKKLNLQENHINRVPANAFSYLRQLYRLDLSSNNLSSLPLGVFNDLDNLTQLLLRTNPWYCDCRMIWVRDWLRSLSARVNVRGLMCQAPDKVKGMAIKDLATNLFDCKEPEIFPTVQTTTVVSNTLPTFRGQWPASVTKRPAVKRPDLNKIYQTTTPPTRKIITISVKSISPETVHISWKVAQPLTALRLSWLKTGHNPAFGSITETIVQGYTTEYLLTALEPESSYRICMVPMETNNLYLSDETPVCIQTETASLKMYNPTTTLNREQEKEPYKNSSLPLAAIIGGAVALLAIIMLALVCWYVHRNGSLFSRNCAYNKGRRRKDDYAEAGTKKDNSILEIRETSFQMIPINNEPVSVSKEDFVIHTIFPPNGLSLYKNNHSETSSSNRSYRDSGIPDSDHSHS, from the coding sequence ATGTCACCATTAAGAATGAGCTACCAGCACAAGAGATTCCTTCTCTTATGGATCCAAATAGGACTGTGTCTCGGTTTGATAGGTCAGTCCGTCAGCGCTGCTTCCTGCCCCAAGTCGTGTCGCTGTGATGAAACCTTCATTTATTGCAATGACCGAGGTCTGACGTCCATTCCCAGTGGAATTCCTGAGGATGCTACAACCCTCTACCTGCAGAACAACCGGATAAACAATGCAGGGATTCCAGCAGGACTGCGGAATTTGAACAAAGTGGAAAGAATTTACCTCTATTGCAACAACTTGGACGAGTTTCCAACTAACTTGCCAAAATATGTCAAGGAACTTCACTTGCAGGAAAATAATATTAGGACTATCACACACAACTCGCTGGCTCAGATTCCTTACATAGAGGAGCTCCATATGGACGATAACTCTGTTTCGGCAGTCAGTATAGAGGAAGGGGCATTTCAAGACAGCAACCACCTTCGACTTCTGTTCCTGTCTAGGAATCACCTTAGCACCATCCCTGTAGGTCTCCCAACATCCATCGAAGAGTTAAGATTTGATGATAACCGTATTTCTATCATAACTGAGCAGTCCTTACAGGATCTTATAAACTTGAAACGCCTAGTCTTAGATGGAAACCTCTTAAACAATCATGGAGTAGGAGAGATGGCATTTATGAACCTTGTTAACTTAACTGAGCTGTCTTTGGTTCGCAACTCTCTCACAGCTCCACCAAGCAACCTGCCAAGCACTTCCCTAAAAAAACTAAATCTCCAGGAAAACCACATCAACCGGGTGCCAGCCAATGCATTCTCTTATCTCAGACAACTATACCGCTTGGATTTATCCAGCAACAACTTGAGCAGTTTGCCCCTGGGTGTCTTCAATGATCTAGACAACCTAACCCAGTTATTGTTGCGCACTAATCCTTGGTACTGTGACTGCAGAATGATATGGGTGCGGGATTGGTTGCGTAGCTTGTCAGCTAGGGTAAATGTACGCGGGTTAATGTGCCAAGCACCCGACAAAGTCAAAGGGATGGCTATTAAAGACCTTGCTACCAATTTGTTTGACTGCAAAGAGCCAGAAATATTCCCCACTGTTCAAACCACAACTGTGGTTTCAAACACACTGCCAACTTTCAGAGGCCAGTGGCCTGCATCTGTGACCAAAAGGCCAGCAGTCAAAAGACCTGACTTGAACAAGATCTATCAGACCACAACACCGCCAACCAGGAAAATCATTACAATAAGTGTGAAATCTATCAGCCCTGAAACTGTTCACATTTCCTGGAAAGTCGCACAGCCTCTAACAGCCTTACGACTCAGCTGGCTGAAGACAGGCCACAACCCTGCTTTTGGTTCCATCACTGAAACTATTGTGCAAGGATATACAACCGAGTATTTACTCACAGCACTGGAGCCAGAGTCTTCATACCGGATATGCATGGTTCCTATGGAAACCAATAATTTATATCTGTCTGATGAAACGCCTGTCTGTATACAAACTGAGACTGCATCTCTAAAAATGTACAACCCCACAACAACTCTGAACCGGGAGCAAGAGAAAGAACCTTACAAAAACTCCAGCTTGCCTTTGGCAGCTATAATAGGAGGAGCTGTGGCACTTTTGGCAATTATAATGCTAGCATTGGTTTGCTGGTATGTTCACAGAAACGGCTCTCTGTTTTCAAGGAACTGTGCATACAACAAAGGCCGTAGAAGAAAGGATGACTATGCTGAGGCTGGAACTAAGAAGGACAACTCTATCTTAGAAATTAGAGAGACTTCTTTTCAAATGATACCAATAAACAATGAGCCAGTGTCAGTGTCTAAGGAGGATTTTGTAATACATACCATATTCCCACCTAATGGCTTGAGCCTATATAAGAACAATCACAGTGAAACCAGCAGTAGCAACAGAAGCTATAGAGACAGTGGAATTCCAGATTCAGATCATTCTCATTCATGA